The sequence below is a genomic window from Methylocystis sp. IM3.
GACGAGATTTTCGGGCGGAAGAATTTTGTGGCGAATTGCGTTTGGCAGAAGAAGTACACGATTGCGAACGACGCAATTTGGCTGAGCGACAACCACGACCATCTGATGTTGTATGCAAATAACAAAATATCATGGCGGCCGAACAAACTTTCTAGAACAGAGGGATCGAACAAAGGTTACAAGAACCCGGACGAAGATCCACGCGGTCCGTGGATGTCAGATAATTACACTTGCAATAAAAACGCCCACGGGCGACGAAGTATGGCCAAAAAAAACGGGAGTTTGGCGTTATAATCGTGAAGCTCATGAAAAAAATGTGCAGAATAATCAGGTTTACTGGGGAGCGAATGGCCAAAACAAGGTTCCGCGCTTCAAAAGATTTCTGACAGAGCTTCGTTACGATGGACGAGTGCCCGAGACGATCTGGCTTTATGCAGACGTGGGCCACAACCAAGACGCCAAGCGGGAATGTTTAGTTTTTAACAACGCAGACCCTTTCAGCACCCCCAAACCCGAACGCCTGATCGAGCGCATCCTCCACATCGCCACCAACCCCGGCGACCTCGTCCTCGACTCCTTCCTCGGCTCCGGCACCACTGCCGCCGTCGCCCACAAGATGGGCCGCCGCTATATCGGCATCGAAATGGGCGCGCATGCCGTCACCCATTGCGCGCCGCGCCTGCAAAAAGTCATCGAGGGCGAACAGGGCGGCATATCGCAGGCCGTCGGCTGGCAGGGCGGCGGCGGCTTTCGCTTTTATCGTCTCGGCCCGCCGATCTTCGACGCCGAAGGCCGCATCAATCCCGACATCCGCTTCGCCCAGCTCGCCGCCCATGTCTGGTTCTGCGAAACCCGCACGGCGCTTCACGGCAAGAAGCGCGGCCCCCTGCTCGGCCGCCACAAGGGCGTCGCCTATTATCTCCTCTACAATGGCGTGCTCGGCGACAAACGCCCCGACGGCGGCAATGTGCTGACCGGCCCGGTGCTGAAAGAGCTTCCCGCCCATGACGGGCCAAAAGTCATTTACGGCGAGGCCTGCCGCATCGGCCCGGCGCGGCTGAAGCAGCTCGGCGTCGCCTTCAAGCAGACCCCCTACGACGTGACCGCGCGATGAGCGCCTTCTCCCTCAAGAACTACCAGCGCCAGAGCCTCGACGTTCTGCGCGCCTATCTCGCGCGCGCCCGCATCGTCGGCGCCGGCCCGGCCTTCGACCAGACCGAGAAGCCGGGCGTGCGGACGCCACGCCCCTATCAGCCGCTCGCGGGGCTGGAGACGGTTCCTTATGTCTGCCTGCGCCTGCCGACTGGCGGCGGCAAGACGCTGCTCTCGGCCCATGCGGTGGAGATCGCCGCCGATGAATGGCTCGAACGCGCGTTTCCGCTCGTCCTGTGGCTGACGCCGACCAACACCATCCGCGCCCAGACGCTGGAGACGCTGAAAAAACCCGGCCACGCCAATTACGAGGCGCTGAACGACGCCTTCGGCGGGCGCTTCCGCGTCTTCGACATTGCGGATTTCGCGTTGCTCACCCCAGCCGATCTCAAAGCTTACGCCTGCATTTTCGTCGGCACGACGCAGACGCTGCGGGTCAGCAACACGGAAGGCCGCAAGGTCTATGCGCACAACGAAAATCTCGAACCGCATTTTTCGGCCGTTCCCGACACGACGCCGGGACTGGAGCGCATCGAGGAGGGCGAGGACAAGGGACAAATAAAATTCTCCTTCCGCAATCTTCTGGCGCTGAACCGCCCGCTCGTCCTCGTGGACGAGGCGCACAACAACAAGTCGAAGCTCAGCGTCGAGGTGTTGCAGCGGATCAATGCCGGCTGTGTCGTCGAATTCACGGCGACGCCCGCAGCCGACAGCAACATTCTCCACAATGTCTCGGCGACGGAGCTGAAGGCGGAGGAGATGATCAAACTCCCGATCCGCCTGACCGAACACAAGAGCTGGGAGGACGCCGTCGCCAACGCCATCCGCGAGCGCAAGCGGCTCCACGCGCTCGCGGAAAAGGACGCCGATCATATCCGCCCGATCGTTCTGTTTCAGGCCGAGGACAAGGGGCAGGACGTCACCAAGGACATTCTGGTCGCGCATCTTGTCGAGCAGGAGAACATCCCGCGCGAAAAAATCGCCGTCGCAACTGGCGATCAGCGGGAACTCGACAAGGTCGATCTCTTCGCGCGTGAGTGTCCGATCGATTATGTCGTGACGGTCGAGGCGCTGAAGGAGGGATGGGACTGCTCCTTCGCCTATGTCTTCTGCTCCGTGGCGAAGGTCGAATCGCGCACCTCGGTCGAGCAGCTTCTCGGTCGCGTGCTGAGGATGCCCTATGCGAAGCGGCGCATCGAGCCCGACCTCAATCGCGCCTATGCGCATGTCTCGCGCGCCTCCTGGCCCAACGCCGTGAACGAGCTGCATGACCGGCTCGTGGACATGGGCTTCGAGCAGGCGGAGGCCGAAAGCTTCATCGAGTCGCAGCCGCCGCTCGATCTTGCCGGCGGCGCGACTGGCGGCCTCTTCGGCGCGCCGCCGCCTTCGACAGTTCTGGAAGTGAACGAAAGCCCGGCCGTTTTCGACCTGACGCCCGAGGACCGCGAGGCGGTCAAGGTGGAGAAGACCGCGACCGGCGCGCGGCTCGTGCTGCTGCGCGCGATTTCCGACGAAACCCGCGACCGGATCACGGCGGCGATCCGCTCGCCCGAGGCGCGCGCGACGGTCGAGCGCGAGACGCGCCGGCACAACAGCCAGTGGCGGGCGCGCATGACCCCGGCCGCGCGCGGCGAAATCTTTCGTCTCCCGCAACTCGCTTTCATCTTTCAGGGAGAGAAGGAGCTTGCGGAGCCGGAGAGTTTTCTCGACGCCAGCAGCTGGACGCTGACGGATTATTCTTCGGCGGTTTCGCCGCAGGAGTTCAATCTTACCGAAAGCGGCGCGCAATGGGAGGTAGATCTTCGAGACGGCCATCTGACGCACAAGACGGTCGCTTTCGCTGAACAGCAAAACCTCGACTTCGTTGATACGGGATGGACTCAGGGCCAGCTTGTGCAATGGCTGGAGAAGAAGCTTCGCCAGCAGGATGTCGTTCAGCCGGTGATGCTGGAGTTCGTGCGCCGCGCGGTGGCGGATCTGATGGAGCGGCGGGCGACTCCCTTGCCCGTGCTCGCACGCTGGAAATATATCCTTGCAAGAATACTGGGCCAGAAGATCGCGACGCATCGCGACGCGGCCGGGCGATCAAATTATCAGCGGCTGCTTTTTGGCACGCAGGCCGCCGTCGAGGCGACATTCGATTACGCCTTCGATTTCACGCCCGACGGCTATGCGCCGCATTGGACCTATGAGGGCCGGCCTTACCTCTTCCAGAAGCATTTTTATCCGCTCGTCGGCGAATTGAAGAACAAGGGCGAGGAGTTCGAGTGCGCGAAGGCGCTCGACATGCATCCGAAGGTGCGGCACTGGGTGCGCAATCTGGACCGGCGCGGGTTCTGGCTGCCGCTGGCGCGCAACAGGTTCTATCCCGATTTCGTCGCGCAACTCGACGACGGCCGGCTGCTCCTCGTCGAACACAAGGGCGAGGTCTATGCGACGAATGACGACAGCAAGGAAAAAAGCAGCGTCGG
It includes:
- a CDS encoding DEAD/DEAH box helicase — encoded protein: MSAFSLKNYQRQSLDVLRAYLARARIVGAGPAFDQTEKPGVRTPRPYQPLAGLETVPYVCLRLPTGGGKTLLSAHAVEIAADEWLERAFPLVLWLTPTNTIRAQTLETLKKPGHANYEALNDAFGGRFRVFDIADFALLTPADLKAYACIFVGTTQTLRVSNTEGRKVYAHNENLEPHFSAVPDTTPGLERIEEGEDKGQIKFSFRNLLALNRPLVLVDEAHNNKSKLSVEVLQRINAGCVVEFTATPAADSNILHNVSATELKAEEMIKLPIRLTEHKSWEDAVANAIRERKRLHALAEKDADHIRPIVLFQAEDKGQDVTKDILVAHLVEQENIPREKIAVATGDQRELDKVDLFARECPIDYVVTVEALKEGWDCSFAYVFCSVAKVESRTSVEQLLGRVLRMPYAKRRIEPDLNRAYAHVSRASWPNAVNELHDRLVDMGFEQAEAESFIESQPPLDLAGGATGGLFGAPPPSTVLEVNESPAVFDLTPEDREAVKVEKTATGARLVLLRAISDETRDRITAAIRSPEARATVERETRRHNSQWRARMTPAARGEIFRLPQLAFIFQGEKELAEPESFLDASSWTLTDYSSAVSPQEFNLTESGAQWEVDLRDGHLTHKTVAFAEQQNLDFVDTGWTQGQLVQWLEKKLRQQDVVQPVMLEFVRRAVADLMERRATPLPVLARWKYILARILGQKIATHRDAAGRSNYQRLLFGTQAAVEATFDYAFDFTPDGYAPHWTYEGRPYLFQKHFYPLVGELKNKGEEFECAKALDMHPKVRHWVRNLDRRGFWLPLARNRFYPDFVAQLDDGRLLLVEHKGEVYATNDDSKEKSSVGDLWQAKSGGKGLFLMTVIEAGRTGLYEQIDAVIA
- a CDS encoding site-specific DNA-methyltransferase encodes the protein MQNNQVYWGANGQNKVPRFKRFLTELRYDGRVPETIWLYADVGHNQDAKRECLVFNNADPFSTPKPERLIERILHIATNPGDLVLDSFLGSGTTAAVAHKMGRRYIGIEMGAHAVTHCAPRLQKVIEGEQGGISQAVGWQGGGGFRFYRLGPPIFDAEGRINPDIRFAQLAAHVWFCETRTALHGKKRGPLLGRHKGVAYYLLYNGVLGDKRPDGGNVLTGPVLKELPAHDGPKVIYGEACRIGPARLKQLGVAFKQTPYDVTAR